A genome region from Trichocoleus sp. includes the following:
- a CDS encoding alr0857 family protein, translating into MVIHLLQFDPDQRITPYRSLLVMLKLTYTETGLHLEQLSESIEEWIALRVMLTLRASQSLQIEPGTASFLLPIDLVGLEWLQRLLLRQSEGIMLSPGDSKFVEVSIRGIWLASQNHEAEGVFVVSLNRAIESLLFQLWQTAETQTSSLRR; encoded by the coding sequence ATGGTGATCCATCTCCTCCAGTTCGACCCCGACCAACGCATCACACCGTACCGGAGTCTCCTGGTCATGCTGAAACTTACCTATACCGAAACAGGGCTACATTTAGAGCAACTGAGCGAGTCGATCGAGGAATGGATTGCTCTACGGGTCATGCTGACGTTGCGAGCCAGCCAATCGCTGCAAATTGAACCTGGAACAGCTTCTTTCCTGCTGCCGATCGATCTGGTGGGGCTGGAATGGCTACAGCGACTTTTGCTGCGTCAGAGCGAAGGCATTATGCTCTCACCGGGAGATAGCAAATTTGTCGAAGTCAGTATTCGCGGCATCTGGCTTGCTTCCCAAAACCATGAGGCAGAAGGGGTATTTGTCGTCAGTTTGAATCGCGCGATCGAGTCGTTGCTGTTTCAACTGTGGCAAACTGCCGAAACTCAAACTTCTTCGCTGCGCCGATAA
- the rdgB gene encoding RdgB/HAM1 family non-canonical purine NTP pyrophosphatase, protein MPLLIVATSNPGKLREMQAYLTDPAIDWELSLKPAELEIKETGTTFLENACLKASQVAKALGQWSIADDSGLSVEALGGAPGIYSARYGTTDANRIERLLRELGDSSDRRAQFVCAVAVARPDGSIALQTEGTCPGEILTAPVGEGGFGYDPIFYVPEAKMSFAEMPPELKHRISHRGRAFEALLPQLNGLK, encoded by the coding sequence ATGCCCCTTCTCATTGTTGCCACTAGCAATCCCGGTAAACTGCGCGAAATGCAGGCATATCTCACTGATCCAGCGATCGATTGGGAACTCAGCCTTAAGCCTGCGGAACTGGAGATTAAGGAAACGGGAACAACTTTTCTGGAGAATGCCTGCCTCAAAGCGTCTCAGGTTGCAAAGGCACTAGGGCAGTGGTCGATCGCGGATGATTCGGGTCTTTCGGTAGAAGCTTTAGGGGGTGCGCCAGGAATTTACTCAGCTCGTTATGGCACAACCGATGCAAACCGGATCGAACGGCTGCTGCGTGAACTAGGAGACAGCTCAGACCGTCGGGCGCAATTTGTTTGTGCAGTGGCAGTTGCCCGTCCTGATGGGTCGATCGCGCTGCAAACGGAAGGTACTTGTCCGGGAGAAATTTTGACAGCTCCGGTAGGGGAGGGAGGATTTGGGTATGATCCGATCTTTTACGTCCCTGAAGCAAAAATGTCTTTTGCAGAAATGCCCCCGGAACTGAAACACCGCATCAGTCACCGAGGGCGAGCATTCGAGGCACTCTTGCCTCAGTTAAATGGGTTGAAGTAG
- a CDS encoding P-II family nitrogen regulator has product MKKVEAIIRPFKLDEVKIALVNAGIVGMTVSEVRGFGRQKGQTERYRGSEYTVEFLQKLKVEIVVEDAQLDMVVDKIIAAARTGEIGDGKIFISPVEQIVRIRTGEKNQEAI; this is encoded by the coding sequence ATGAAGAAAGTTGAAGCAATTATTCGTCCTTTTAAACTCGATGAAGTTAAAATTGCGCTCGTTAATGCTGGCATCGTGGGGATGACGGTTTCCGAGGTGCGTGGCTTCGGACGACAAAAGGGACAAACCGAGCGCTACCGTGGCTCTGAATACACAGTGGAGTTTCTGCAAAAGCTGAAAGTTGAAATTGTGGTGGAAGATGCCCAGCTAGATATGGTAGTTGATAAGATCATTGCTGCTGCTCGAACAGGCGAAATTGGAGATGGCAAAATTTTCATCTCTCCTGTAGAACAAATCGTGCGAATTCGGACAGGTGAGAAAAACCAGGAAGCCATCTAA
- a CDS encoding secondary thiamine-phosphate synthase enzyme YjbQ has protein sequence MTIANRMIEVETATGIEVYDITPQIQAFVAETGIQNGQVLVFSRHTTTALAINEFESRLLEDIKVYLQKLAPSSDSYLHNDLHLRPNIPLDEPMNAHSHLMAMTLSTSEIIPIAEGKMALGTYQSVLLFELDGPRKRSVFCQISGEL, from the coding sequence ATGACGATCGCCAATCGGATGATCGAGGTTGAGACGGCAACCGGAATCGAAGTTTATGATATTACGCCGCAAATTCAGGCATTCGTTGCAGAAACAGGAATTCAAAATGGACAGGTGCTTGTGTTTTCGCGCCATACCACAACTGCTCTTGCCATTAATGAGTTTGAGTCGCGGCTGTTAGAAGACATCAAAGTTTATTTGCAGAAGCTTGCACCATCATCAGATTCTTATCTGCACAATGATTTGCATTTGCGCCCCAACATTCCACTCGATGAGCCGATGAATGCTCATTCACATCTCATGGCGATGACCCTGAGTACGAGCGAAATTATCCCGATCGCCGAAGGCAAAATGGCTCTGGGTACTTATCAATCGGTACTGCTATTTGAGCTGGATGGCCCGCGCAAGCGATCGGTGTTTTGTCAGATCTCTGGGGAACTGTGA
- the rpmB gene encoding 50S ribosomal protein L28: MSRRCDLTGKKANNAYAVSHSHRRTKKLQEVNLQQKRVWWEQGKRWVNLRLSTKALKTVTSKGLDAAAKELGINLNKF; this comes from the coding sequence ATGTCTCGTCGTTGTGATTTAACCGGCAAGAAGGCAAACAACGCTTATGCGGTTTCGCACTCTCATCGCCGTACCAAAAAGCTGCAGGAAGTTAATCTGCAACAAAAGCGGGTTTGGTGGGAGCAAGGAAAGCGTTGGGTCAACCTTCGTTTGTCTACTAAAGCGCTCAAGACTGTGACCAGCAAAGGCTTAGATGCTGCTGCCAAAGAACTGGGGATCAACCTCAACAAATTCTAG
- a CDS encoding phosphoglucomutase/phosphomannomutase family protein, with product MAVPISPTSLAAKPISFGTDGWRGVIAADFTVERLLKVVPLAAKALAETYGSNGSRTIIVGYDRRFLSEEFARVTADAVQAAGFEVLLSEGYAPTPAFSLAAKQQNALGALVITASHNPGIYSGLKVKGAFGGSVPPEVTQKIEAMLQETTSFPTPQPSSFTTFDPWENYCNTLRAQVDIPAIQAAIGSGQLTVFADVMHGAAASGLERLLGMPINELNSDRDPLFGGGAPEPLPRYLGKLFDAMANHRQQSSSGLAVGLVFDGDSDRVAAVDRQGNFLSSQVLIPILIEHLAVRRGFTGEVIKTISGSNLIPRIAKLYNLPLYETPIGYKYIADRMLESQVLLGGEESGGIGYGHHIPERDALLSALYLLEAIVQSGQDLSDLHDQLQEQTSYRSTYDRIDLPLASMEVRARLLEQLQTNPPQEIAGQKVTDCLAIDGYKFQLADQSWLLIRFSGTEPVLRLYSEGLTMDRVQQNLTWARDWANSI from the coding sequence ATGGCAGTCCCCATTTCTCCCACATCTCTCGCAGCAAAACCCATTTCCTTCGGTACAGACGGTTGGCGTGGTGTAATTGCTGCTGACTTCACCGTTGAACGTCTCTTGAAAGTTGTCCCGCTTGCTGCAAAAGCATTGGCTGAAACCTATGGCAGCAACGGCAGCCGCACGATTATTGTGGGGTACGATCGCCGCTTCCTCTCAGAAGAATTTGCCAGAGTTACCGCAGATGCAGTGCAGGCAGCTGGGTTTGAAGTCCTACTTTCCGAAGGCTATGCCCCAACTCCTGCCTTTAGTTTGGCAGCAAAGCAGCAAAACGCACTGGGCGCACTTGTGATCACAGCCAGTCATAATCCTGGTATTTATTCTGGGCTAAAAGTCAAAGGAGCCTTTGGCGGCTCGGTTCCCCCAGAAGTCACTCAGAAAATTGAGGCAATGCTGCAAGAAACGACCTCATTCCCCACACCGCAGCCCTCATCCTTTACCACCTTTGACCCCTGGGAAAACTACTGCAATACGCTTCGCGCCCAAGTAGACATTCCCGCGATTCAAGCCGCGATCGGTTCTGGTCAACTTACCGTTTTTGCTGACGTAATGCATGGCGCCGCCGCCAGTGGGCTAGAAAGGCTGTTGGGCATGCCGATTAACGAACTCAACAGCGATCGTGATCCCCTGTTTGGAGGTGGCGCACCCGAACCTCTACCGCGCTATTTGGGTAAGCTGTTTGACGCGATGGCAAATCATCGGCAGCAGTCCAGTTCTGGTTTAGCTGTGGGCTTAGTGTTCGATGGAGACAGCGATCGAGTTGCAGCTGTAGACAGACAGGGCAATTTTCTCAGTTCGCAGGTCTTGATCCCAATTTTGATTGAGCATTTAGCAGTGCGGCGCGGCTTTACCGGCGAAGTCATCAAAACGATCAGTGGTTCCAATCTGATTCCTCGAATTGCCAAGCTCTACAACCTGCCGCTTTACGAAACTCCAATCGGCTATAAGTACATTGCAGACCGAATGCTAGAGTCTCAGGTGCTGCTGGGCGGCGAAGAATCGGGCGGCATTGGCTATGGACACCACATTCCCGAACGAGATGCCTTATTATCTGCCCTGTATTTGCTAGAGGCGATCGTGCAATCGGGTCAAGATCTCAGTGATCTGCATGATCAGCTTCAGGAGCAAACCAGCTATCGTTCCACTTACGATCGGATTGACCTGCCCCTCGCCAGCATGGAAGTTCGTGCCCGACTGCTGGAACAACTGCAAACCAACCCTCCTCAAGAGATTGCCGGACAAAAAGTAACAGACTGTTTGGCGATCGATGGCTACAAGTTCCAACTTGCGGATCAAAGCTGGTTGCTGATTCGTTTTAGCGGCACTGAACCAGTACTTCGCCTCTATTCTGAGGGTCTAACGATGGATCGCGTGCAGCAAAATTTGACTTGGGCAAGAGATTGGGCAAACTCGATTTAA
- a CDS encoding GNAT family N-acetyltransferase, whose translation MAMLTVRSYQGEIDLQPIAALCELCWKADPNQNCYTVVELKQEFNAPGVDPTQDVRLWEAAGQVIGFGHLHLRDSEVGTTGFLGFRVHPEQQRGLEQDILAWAERRMRQIGQAKNTAVKLMAGCQETQLDRITLLENCGFAQERCFLTMSRSLTDPLPDPQLPAGFRVVDARMQLDETASIELYNQTFIDHWSFHPLTIERLRYYLNDPDYRPELDLVAISPDGTYSAFCFCSIYPSENERQGCAVGWVNSLGARRGFRRMGLGRALLLMGLHRLQKAGMAVAKLGVDANNPHHAQLLYESVGFQKVTARLSYSKPIT comes from the coding sequence ATGGCAATGTTAACCGTGCGCTCATATCAAGGTGAGATTGATCTTCAGCCGATCGCAGCTTTATGTGAGTTATGTTGGAAAGCTGATCCAAACCAGAATTGCTATACAGTCGTAGAGCTAAAGCAAGAATTTAATGCCCCTGGAGTTGACCCGACTCAAGATGTACGCTTGTGGGAAGCAGCAGGGCAAGTCATTGGTTTTGGGCATTTGCATCTTAGGGACTCTGAAGTTGGAACAACTGGTTTCTTAGGATTCCGAGTTCATCCTGAGCAGCAAAGGGGTTTAGAACAAGACATCCTCGCCTGGGCAGAACGACGGATGCGACAAATCGGGCAGGCAAAGAATACAGCCGTCAAACTGATGGCGGGCTGTCAAGAGACCCAACTCGATCGCATCACTCTTTTAGAAAACTGTGGATTTGCCCAAGAACGCTGTTTTTTGACAATGAGCCGATCGCTCACTGATCCGCTTCCAGATCCGCAACTTCCAGCAGGGTTTCGGGTGGTAGATGCCCGGATGCAGCTCGATGAAACTGCCTCGATCGAACTCTACAACCAAACCTTTATCGATCACTGGAGTTTCCATCCCTTAACAATAGAGCGGCTGCGCTACTACCTCAATGATCCAGACTATCGCCCTGAATTAGATTTGGTGGCAATTAGCCCAGATGGAACCTACAGTGCATTTTGCTTTTGTTCGATTTACCCCAGCGAAAATGAGCGTCAAGGCTGTGCTGTTGGGTGGGTGAACAGTTTGGGCGCGCGACGCGGATTTCGACGGATGGGCTTAGGGCGTGCCCTGCTGCTCATGGGGCTACACCGTCTCCAGAAAGCGGGAATGGCTGTTGCGAAGCTTGGTGTTGATGCCAACAACCCGCACCATGCCCAATTGCTTTACGAATCAGTAGGCTTCCAGAAAGTGACAGCGCGATTATCCTATAGCAAACCGATTACTTGA
- a CDS encoding ABC transporter ATP-binding protein — translation MAHSRFQTLASYMRPHWKSAAVGIAALLVVNGLSVYIPLLIRDGLDELQQNFDFNRVIYYAALVLVLTTMMWFMRMLSRIRLFGIGRQVEFDLKQRIFHHLLTLEPAYFTVNTPGDLISRATSDVDNIRRLLGFAVLSTANLIFAYLLTLPAMLSIDVRLTLAAIGIYPCILILVQIFSNRLRNQQMSVQQETASLSDLIQEDMSGIALIKIYAQEENERRAFRQMNQELLQANLKLSKTQNTLFPLLRGLASLSQLALLALGFGEIANNQLSVGNFVALLLFAERLVFPTALLGFTITAYQRGEVSVDRLEAILSTEPRIKDDLAAIDLPRSAVRGRIDARHLTFTYPGADKPALNDINFTIEPGETVAVVGPIGSGKSTLANALPRLLEISPGQLFLDDQDITQIQLPDLRAAIAYVPQESFLFSTTIKNNIRYGDPVSEQPEVEYAAKQSQIHPEILNFPEQYKTIVGERGITLSGGQRQRTALARALLVDAPVLILDDALSSVDNQTATEILQNLSQGTERKTVVFISHQLSAAATTDRILVMDQGHIVQAGTHSELIVQPGLYQQLWDQHELRDMQAS, via the coding sequence ATGGCTCATTCTCGCTTTCAAACCCTGGCATCCTACATGCGTCCTCATTGGAAAAGTGCTGCCGTGGGAATCGCCGCTTTACTGGTGGTGAATGGGTTATCAGTCTATATTCCGCTGTTAATTCGGGATGGACTGGATGAGCTGCAGCAGAACTTTGATTTCAATCGCGTCATCTACTATGCGGCACTTGTGCTGGTCTTGACGACGATGATGTGGTTCATGCGGATGCTGTCGCGGATCAGGCTGTTTGGGATTGGGCGACAGGTCGAGTTTGACTTGAAGCAGCGCATTTTTCACCACCTGCTGACGCTAGAGCCTGCCTATTTCACAGTCAACACGCCGGGTGATTTGATTAGTCGTGCCACGAGCGATGTAGACAATATTCGTCGCTTGCTCGGCTTTGCTGTCCTAAGTACCGCAAATCTGATTTTTGCTTATTTGCTGACGCTACCCGCGATGCTGTCGATCGATGTTCGGCTAACTCTAGCGGCGATCGGCATTTACCCCTGTATTTTGATTCTGGTGCAAATCTTCAGCAATCGGCTACGAAATCAGCAGATGAGCGTGCAGCAAGAAACTGCCAGCCTCAGTGATCTGATTCAGGAGGACATGAGCGGTATTGCGCTAATCAAAATTTACGCTCAGGAAGAAAACGAGCGGCGAGCCTTCCGCCAGATGAATCAGGAATTATTGCAAGCCAACTTGAAACTTTCCAAAACCCAAAATACGTTGTTTCCGCTGCTGCGGGGGTTAGCAAGCCTGAGTCAGTTAGCCCTGCTTGCGCTTGGCTTTGGTGAGATTGCAAATAATCAGCTCAGCGTCGGAAACTTTGTGGCACTGCTGCTGTTTGCCGAACGGCTGGTGTTCCCGACAGCGCTCCTGGGCTTTACAATCACGGCTTATCAACGGGGTGAGGTGAGCGTCGATCGCTTGGAGGCAATTCTGTCAACGGAGCCACGGATCAAAGATGATCTAGCTGCGATTGATTTGCCTCGATCGGCAGTACGAGGTCGGATTGATGCGCGTCACTTGACCTTTACCTATCCGGGTGCAGACAAGCCTGCCCTAAACGATATCAATTTCACGATCGAACCCGGAGAAACGGTTGCAGTGGTAGGTCCGATCGGTTCGGGGAAAAGTACCTTAGCGAATGCCCTGCCCCGTCTGCTGGAAATTTCCCCCGGTCAGCTTTTTCTTGATGACCAAGACATTACCCAAATTCAGCTGCCTGATCTCCGTGCCGCAATCGCTTATGTCCCTCAAGAAAGCTTTCTGTTTAGCACCACTATAAAAAACAATATTCGCTATGGCGACCCGGTGAGCGAACAGCCTGAAGTGGAATATGCGGCAAAGCAGTCTCAAATTCATCCAGAAATTCTTAACTTTCCGGAGCAGTATAAAACGATCGTAGGTGAAAGGGGAATTACGCTTTCAGGCGGTCAACGACAACGGACTGCACTCGCAAGAGCACTACTGGTTGATGCCCCTGTGCTGATTCTGGATGATGCCCTCTCCAGCGTGGACAACCAAACGGCAACTGAAATCCTGCAAAATTTGTCGCAGGGCACAGAGCGTAAAACAGTGGTGTTCATCTCTCATCAACTTTCTGCTGCTGCTACCACCGATCGCATTCTTGTTATGGATCAGGGACACATTGTGCAGGCAGGAACGCATAGCGAACTAATCGTTCAACCGGGGCTTTATCAACAGCTTTGGGATCAGCATGAGTTGAGAGATATGCAGGCGAGCTGA